TGGTGAGGACAACTATCAAAACGTCTACACGTTTGTCTCTATGGTTTCGGTTTTTACTTGCATGGTCGTGTTTGTCCCTAATTtgattttttaactttttaattaTAAACAAAAAGAAACGTAGTTGGACCCCACCACTCCCACCTACTCATCCACCCCTCTTATTTCGATCATTTGGACAAGAACCACTTCAaaattgcaagaaattgaaacGACAGGGACCAAACGGGTAAAAGTTTTGATAGTTGTCCTCACCAAATCATGGGACCAATCTTGTAATTTTGTGTTAATTTTTTGATTTGTTGAAACTTCATGCTTGATGCAGAAATCTGATgaattatttaaaattttcagCAATGCATTGGATAAACTGTTCTACTCTATGTGCATTGAATTGGCTGAAGACTGCCCAGCTCCTTCTTATCAACGTTTCTTGGATGACAGTCAAATCGAAGGGTTGCAGTTGTTGCTATATAGCAAGAATGAAAATGTATTGTCAGCAAGAGACTTTTTGGAGAAGCTATGTCACAAACTCAAAATATCTGCCATAGGGATCCGCAAATACCTCACGTTTGTTGAAAAAGATGTAAGATTCTTTTTTACtgatatttgtttgataaaactgAATCATTTAGTTCTAAATGATTCAAACCTCTGAACGGTTAAGGAACGGTGCTTCCTTAACTATTCAGAAGATTTTGATCCTTATAGAATTAGTTCTATTCAGAGGTTATCAAACAGCCTGTTAATATGAACTTACCAACATCTCGCATTCTCGTTTCCTGGCAGGTTTTCCCTTATATGGGTATGAACTGCAGCCGTAACATGCAGCGGCGGCTATTATACGCGAGCCTCGAGATGATGCCACTTGGGTTACTCAAATGCATATTTACCTGGTTCTCAAGTCGTTTATCTGAGGAACAATCAAAGTCCATTATGCATAGCATAAAACAAGGAGGCCTCCTTATCAACAATTCGCTATCTTCCCTTTTACACGAATGGGTACGAATCGGTTACTCTGGCAAAACATCTGTGGAAAAATTCAGAATGGAGTTACGTGAGGTTTTTGATAAAAGATGTTCATTTGTTTCTGAACATATCAAAAACGATTCCGGGTTCCCGTATTTCCAATTGGACACACAACTCACCAGATCCAACATATCCAACACATCGTACTCTACCGGGATCAACTATCGTGTATTTTTCCCTCAAAAACCACAAATCACAGCTCCTTTTTCAACATATCCAATAGggaacaacaataataataatcatacagAAAGTTCTTTTCGATACCTAGAGTCAAAACCAGTGGATCACATCTTTTTCTTCCATAAAGCTTTGAAAAAAGACATGGAACATCTCGCTTCTCTTTCCGCCAGCCTGGCGGGTGAGAAGAACTATGATTTGTTCTCAAATTTTTATAAACGATTCCATCTTTTACGTGTTCTACACAAAGTACACAGTGATGCAGAGGATGAAATCGCGTTTCCAGTTTTAGAAGCAAAAGAAATCATTCAAAACATTAGTCAGTCGTATTCCATTGATCATAAAATGGACATTGAATATTTTAACCGAATTTCATATGTTCTTGATCAAATCTCGAAATTTCATTTCGAGAATGGGGATGATGTCATCTATCGTCAGCTATGCGTGAAGCTTCACGACATGTGTAAATGCATGAATAAAATGCTGTCTGACCATGTTGACCATGAGGAAATCGAGCTATGGCCTTTGTTTAGAGAACATTTGTCTCCTAAAGAGCAAGAAAAGATCATTGGATGTATGCTTGGAAGAACAAGAGCAGAAACTTTACAAGAAATGATCCCATGGCTTATGGCTTTTCTCACAGTTGAAGAACAGAACGCGATGATGTCATTATGGCGTAAGGTTACCAAGAACACAATGTTTGATCAATGGTTAGGAGAATGGTGGGAGGGTATGAAGAGGTATGATGTTCCCAATGTTGAaaagtcaactcagttgaccaagtTAACCCGGTCAACTCCAGATGCGATGGAAATCGTCTCGAAATACTCACCAAGAGGAAATATGGGAGATTTATCAGAAATGAATACCATGAATCAGAAAATGATTCACCATGAAGATGATAGAGATAGGAAATCAAGCAAAAAACAAGATGTTCATGATTGTAAAGTGTGCAGTGAGATGAACAATACAAGCACACAAATATCAAGTGAAAAAGGTGTGAATTTAGTATTGAGTCAA
The genomic region above belongs to Lactuca sativa cultivar Salinas chromosome 4, Lsat_Salinas_v11, whole genome shotgun sequence and contains:
- the LOC111882099 gene encoding zinc finger protein BRUTUS-like At1g18910 isoform X2; this translates as MLLLEDFFQWMNSFLSSDERENVLQCLREVVPKDIFLQEVVISCLKAKEENTSVDFDKYGKGSLFLNGQANFRKILEVYSSEGDVEEHPIPGPIQYSPWDGARLWHAAFSKDLLDVLEELYSIQDSNDFSGLVPAIVQLKFFADAIIFYSNALDKLFYSMCIELAEDCPAPSYQRFLDDSQIEGLQLLLYSKNENVLSARDFLEKLCHKLKISAIGIRKYLTFVEKDVFPYMGMNCSRNMQRRLLYASLEMMPLGLLKCIFTWFSSRLSEEQSKSIMHSIKQGGLLINNSLSSLLHEWVRIGYSGKTSVEKFRMELREVFDKRCSFVSEHIKNDSGFPYFQLDTQLTRSNISNTSYSTGINYRVFFPQKPQITAPFSTYPIGNNNNNNHTESSFRYLESKPVDHIFFFHKALKKDMEHLASLSASLAGEKNYDLFSNFYKRFHLLRVLHKVHSDAEDEIAFPVLEAKEIIQNISQSYSIDHKMDIEYFNRISYVLDQISKFHFENGDDVIYRQLCVKLHDMCKCMNKMLSDHVDHEEIELWPLFREHLSPKEQEKIIGCMLGRTRAETLQEMIPWLMAFLTVEEQNAMMSLWRKVTKNTMFDQWLGEWWEGMKRYDVPNVEKSTQLTKLTRSTPDAMEIVSKYSPRGNMGDLSEMNTMNQKMIHHEDDRDRKSSKKQDVHDCKVCSEMNNTSTQISSEKGVNLVLSQEELEATIRRVHCDESLEPQTKSIMIQNLIMSPWINTQRKSDDMDANEEIIPGICPSYRDSDKLVFGCKHYKRNCKLLASCCNKLFSCRRCHDDATDHSMDRKATTMMMCMKCLIIQPVGPTCSTVSCNGLSMARYYCSICKLFDDERQIYHCPYCNLCRVGKGLGLDYFHCMNCNACMSKSLSVHICREKCLEDNCPICHEYIFTSSNPVKSLPCGHIMHSSCFKEYTCSNYTCPICSKSLGDMQVYFAMLDAMLAEETIPDEYSGRTQDILCNDCEKRGTTSFHWLYHKCPGCGSYNTRVI